The following coding sequences lie in one Glycine soja cultivar W05 chromosome 16, ASM419377v2, whole genome shotgun sequence genomic window:
- the LOC114389618 gene encoding receptor-like protein EIX1, protein MSCYSLKLFYALLLLLLHAAGSILGFNSLPNSTEIKCIQTERQALLNFTHGLKDDSGMLSTWRDDGNNRDCCKWKGIQCNNQTGHVEMLHLRGQDTQHLIGAINISSLIALENIEHLDLSYNDFQRSHIPELMGSFTNLRYLNLSASSFRGTIPSDIGKLTHLLSLDLGGNSYLHGQIPYQLGNLTHLQYLDLSYNYLDGELPYQLGNLSQLRYLDLGGNSFSGAVPFQAGNLPLLHTLGLGGNFDVKSKDAEWLTNLSSLTKLELSSLHNLSSSHHWLQMISKLIPNLRELRLFDCSLSDTNIQSLFYSPSNFSTALTILDLSSNKLTSSTFQLLSNFSLNLQELYLGDNNIVLSSPLCPNFPALVILDLSYNNMSSSVFQGGFNFSSKLQNLDLQNCSLTDESFLMSSSFIMSSSSSLVSLDLSSNLLKSSTIFYWLFNSTTNLHKLSLYHNMLEGPIPDGFGKVMNSLEVLYLYRLTGMLPKSIGFLSELEYLILAGNSLEGDVTESHLSNFSKLKYLYLSESSLSLKFVPSWVPPFQLESLGIRSCKLGPTFPS, encoded by the coding sequence ATGAGTTGTTATTCTCTGAAACTATTTTATGCACTTTTGCTGCTTTTATTGCATGCTGCTGGATCCATTCTTGGATTCAACAGCCTTCCCAATAGCACAGAAATTAAGTGCATTCAGACTGAGAGACAAGCACTCCTCAACTTCACACATGGCCTCAAAGATGACTCTGGCATGCTGTCTACATGGAGGGACGATGGCAATAACAGAGACTGTTGCAAATGGAAAGGCATCCAATGCAACAATCAAACTGGTCATGTTGAGATGCTTCATCTCCGTGGTCAGGATACACAACATTTGATAGGTGCAATCAATATCTCTTCATTGATTGCCCTTGAAAATATTGAACACTTGGATCTCAGCTATAATGATTTTCAAAGGAGTCATATCCCAGAACTCATGGGCTCGTTCACCAACTTAAGATATCTCAATCTCTCTGCTTCTTCATTTCGTGGGACTATTCCTTCTGATATTGGAAAGCTTACACATTTACTGTCTCTTGATCTAGGTGGCAATAGCTATCTCCATGGACAAATCCCTTATCAACTTGGAAACCTTACACATTTACAATATCTTGATCTAAGTTATAATTATCTGGATGGGGAACTCCCTTATCAACTTGGAAATCTCTCACAGTTGAGGTATCTTGATCTTGGTGGAAATTCATTCTCGGGAGCAGTCCCTTTCCAAGCTGGGAATCTTCCTTTGTTGCACACTCTTGGACTTGGTGGCAATTTTGATGTGAAATCTAAGGATGCAGAGTGGTTGACTAATCTTTCTTCCTTGACAAAACTTGAGCTAAGTTCACTACACAACCTTTCCTCTTCTCATCACTGGCTACAAATGATCAGCAAGCTTATTCCAAACTTAAGAGAGTTGAGACTATTTGATTGTTCTCTTTCAGATACAAATATTCAATCTCTGTTTTATTCACCTTCCAACTTTTCCACTGCTCTTACCATCCTTGATCTTTCTTCAAATAAGCTCACATCCTCAACATTTCAACTGTTGTCAAACTTTAGCCTTAATCTTCAGGAGCTTTATCTTGGTGATAATAACATTGTTTTGTCATCTCCTCTCTGCCCAAACTTTCCGGCTCTTGTTATCCTTGACCTTTCCTATAATAATATGTCATCATCAGTCTTTCAAGGTGGTTTCAACTTCAGCTCAAAACTTCAAAATCTTGATTTGCAAAATTGTAGTCTTACGGATGAAAGTTTTCTTATGTCATCTTCTTTCATTATGagttcttcatcttctcttgtttcCCTTGATCTCTCCTCAAATCTgttgaaatcatcaactatatttTACTGGCTCTTTAACTCCACCACCAATCTTCATAAGCTTTCCCTTTATCATAACATGTTGGAAGGTCCCATTCCAGATGGATTTGGGAAAGTAATGAACTCTCTTGAAGTTCTTTACCTCTACCGGTTGACTGGCATGTTACCTAAAAGCATTGGATTTCTATCAGAGTTGGAGTATCTTATCTTGGCTGGGAATTCTTTGGAGGGTGACGTCACTGAATCCCATCTTTCtaatttttccaaattaaaatacttgtACTTATCAGAGAGCTCGTTGTCTCTGAAATTTGTCCCGAGTTGGGTTCCTCCATTCCAATTAGAATCATTGGGAATCAGATCTTGCAAGTTGGGCCCCACTTTTCCTAGTTGA